The sequence CTTCTGGTTATTAGAATGAAAGAAAAGATGTAGATGTCTTCTGATACCCGAAGAAGGAAACCACTTCAACTCATCGATGACCCTAATATAAAAGGAACATCCCTAATCAACCAGAACCGGGttgggagctcagctcgggagctcggagctcggccaagctcccccacCATAATTCCCAGCTCGGGTCGGAAGCTCAGATCGGGAGctcggagctcggccaagctcccccaccataattcccagctcgggtcgggagatcagctcgggagctcggagctcggccaagctcccccacCATAATTCCCAGCTCGGGTCGTGAGATCAGCTCGGGAGCTTGGGGCTCAGCTCAGCCCCAATATTAGTAGGAAGTTAGCTTAGTAAATAGGTTCGACAACCTTGGTGAGCTAGTTAAGATGTTAGGATCAATGTTTAGGGCGAGTTCAGGAGTTCAGTAATAACTCACTCACCCCTTTTCGTATGACCCCCGGGAGAGCAGCAATATAGAGTCTTAGTGATGACAGGTCAGCTCGAATAAAATGTACATGTCGATATTTTCACGGTCAAGCTAGATTCAGACGAGATGTCTGCCTATATATTCGGGATTGCAATCCCGGGATTCTCGGGTTTCTGATAAGGAAGGTAAGCGTAAGATTCGGAGtcctctcctataaataccagaTTCACTTTCATTATTTGGATCCTAATTCTTCACTCGTGTGCACACACTACACTCTATAtttcgctatcctagcatctgacttgagcgtcggaggcgATACGCAGGAACACCTTCCGGCCCCCCTTAACACTCTTGTTCgtggtttcaggtcagcagCAGCTCATCTTCTGTTGGAGGAGTTTCATCAGCTCACCTAAggagatcactttattgaggtatatcaatTGGCACCGTCTGTGGGAAATTTAAGCTAAGGCGTAGATATGGCAGGAAAGGAAGAGGAAGAGGTAGAGGAGGAGGAGTGGGGAATGTGGCGGACATGACTGTGGATCAGCTTAGTCAGTTCATCACTCAAACGGTACAAGCGGCCATGGGTCAGAACCCACCACCTCCTCCCCCTCCAGCAGGAGGGCAGCCGAACCAAATGGATGCGATGTGGGAGGAGATTAGGAGATTGGGCCGGCAAGTTGGAGGCCGGCTTGGGCCTATGCAGAGGGAGAGCCCCTTTTCTCGGGTTATTTTAGATGAGTAACTCCCTGCAAATTTCAAACAGCCTACTTTAGGGGAGTATGATGGGAGCTCAGATCCGGAAGAGCATTTGGGAAGATTTGAAAATGCAGCTCTGTTACATAGATATTCGGATGCAATTAAGTTTCGGGTTTTTCTCACTACTTTAGTGAGGTCAGCTCAACAATGGTTCAACCTCTTACAGCCTGGTAGCATCCGAAGTTTCAACGATTTCAGTTCAGCTTTTCTACACCAATATGCGAGtagtaaaaaatatttgaagactTCCCTCAGTTTGTTTAATCTGAAGCAATCTGAGGTGGAACCCTTGAGGGAGTACGTTCAACGCTTCAATACAGCAGCTCTGGAAGTGCCTGCTGCCACAGGTGACACCTTGGTTAACTCTTTCACTCAAGGGTTGAGGGGAGGAGAGCAAAatacttatttaaaaataaaccaacacccggaGGTGTTGGACTGAGCTGAGCTTcttaaggggagcaaagtacttatttaaaaataaaccaacacccgaaggtgttgaactgagctgagacccttaaggggagcaaagtacttatttaaaaataaaccaacacccggaGGTGTTGAACTGAGTTGAGttccctaaggggagcaaagtactgatttaaaaataaaccaacgcCCGGAGGTGTTGAATTGAGCTGAGCTTCAGGAGCCAAGCTGAGCTCCCAGAGCCGAGCTGAGCTGCCGTAGCCAAACTTCCGACCTGACCTGACATATGTTCTCAGATCGCCTAAATGGGCTctcgagctcccgagctcccaaACCAAATTGCCTTGACTCCCAGCTCATCTAAATGATAGCAATGTGAAGTGACCCCTCATAATTACCAAGTGCGTGTTTAATTAACCTGCTAACACCATTTGTAATTGAGTATCTAAAATGGGCTAAGGGCTGAAATCAAAGTGTTGTAACTGAGCTGAGCCCAAAAATCAGGGTCGAGGTGACGTGACTAAGGTAgggagctgaaccaaagtcaggccTAAGAGACGTGACTAAGGTAGTGAGCTgagccaaagtcaggggcctaagaggcgtgactaaggcgatgagctgaaccaaagtcaggagcctaagaggcgtgactaaggtgatgagctgaaccaaagtcaggggcctaagaggcgtgactaaggtgatgagctgaaccaaagtcaggggcctaagaggcgtgactaaggcgaTGAGctaaaccaaagtcaggggcctaagaggcgtgactaaggtaatgagctgaaccaaagtcaggggcctaataggcgtgactaaggcgatgagctgaaccaaagtcaggggcctaagaggcgtgactaaggtagggagctgaaccaaagttgggcctaagaggcgtgactaagatAGTGAGCTgagccaaagtcaggggcctaagaggcgtgactaaggcgatgagctgaaccaaagtcaggggcctaagaggcgtgactaaggtgatgagctgaaccaaagtcaggggcctaagaggcgtgactaaggtgataagctgaaccaaagtcaggggcctaagaggcgtgactaagacgatgagctgaaccaaagtcaggggcctaagaggcgtgactaaggtgatgagctgaaccaaagtcaggggcctaagaggcgtgactaaggcgatgagctgaaccaaagtcgggcctaagaggcgtgactaaggtgatgagctgaaccaaagtcaggggcctaagaggcgtgactaaggtgtgTTTTCATCAATATTTCTGAAAGAATAACTGCTTATAGATAAAAGTAAAATGCAACTTGCATTAATTACAACTTAAAGGAAAATTGTTCTTGCAacatttaagaataatatttgCGTAAATTGTAAGCACTCCATGGTCTCTTCAGCATCTTTCCCTTTGAATCTTCTAAGTAGTAAGCATCCGAACTGAGCCTCATCACCACCTTGTACGGTCCTTCCCATTTAGGGTCGAGCTTCCCTACGACCGCATCTTGAAATTTTCTGAGTACCAAATCTCCTACCTGGAATCCCTTCCTATGCACCCGACGATTATAGGATTGAGCTATCCTGCTCTTGTACGCCTCCATTCTGATGGCAGCAGCTTCTCTCTTTTCATCCAAAAAATCTAAGTCTTCCATTCTCCTTTCTCCATTTTTCTCATCATAGAAAATGATCCGAGCTGACTCTTCTTCAATCTCTGCCAGTAGGACTGCCTCATTTCCATACACCAGACTAAATGGGGTCTCTCCGGTCCCAATTCTCGGCGTAGTACGATACGACCATAACACACTAGGAAGCTCTTCCACCCAATTTCCTTGGGCTTTTCCCAAGCGTGTCTTTCAAGCTTTGCACCAAAGACCGGTTAGTCACCTCCACTTGACCATTGCTTTGAGGATAATGGACATATGTGAAGTGCTGTTGAATTTTCATCTCTTTACACCATGCTTGCACCCGAGCTCCTTGAAATTGTCTCCCATTATCAGAAATGAGCTTCCTAGGTACCCCAAATCTGCATACTATATTCTTCCATAGAAATTTCAGCACTTCCCCTTCAGTAATTCGAGCCAGGGCCTCCGCCTCCACCCACTTAGAAAAGTAATCAATAGCGAccaacaagaatttcttctgagCTGGGGCTGGAGGGAAGGGACCCACAATATCCATTCCCCACTGATCGAAAGGACACGCTGCCACGATTCCTTTCATTAACACTGTTGGCTGATGCTGAAGTCTGCTATGTCGCTGACAACTGTCACAAGAAGTCACCAAAGCTATGGCACCTTTCATAATAGTAGGCCAAAAATATCCCGCTAAGAGAACCTTACGGGCTAGGGAATAAGACCCCAAGTGATTGCCACAACACCCCTCGTGTATCTCCTTTAGGACATAATGAGCTTCTTTAGGGCCTAAACACTTGAGAAGAGGTCCAGAAAATGACCTCTTATAAAGAACTCCCTCCACCATCACAAAGCGGAGACTCCTCTGCTTCAACCGATATGCCTTCTTTGGATCTTTTGGTAACTCGCCCTTCTCCATGTATTTCAAGAGCTCTTTTCTccagtcactctcttcctgagcTAATGGTGTGAGCTCAGTAGAAGGTATTAATTCCACTTGCACGACTACCTCTCTATTTTTCCAGTTATGAAGTGAGCTAGCCATCTTGACAAGATAATCTGCTTTTTCATTGCTCTCCCTTGGAATTTTTTCAAACATTACCTCATCAAAGAGACCACGAGTTTCTATTGCCCCCATGTATTCCTTCAACTTTTCATTTTTGACTTCATACGTTCCATTCACCTACTGAGCTACTAACTGTGAATCAGAGTAGAGATGCACCCGAGCTGCCCCAGCTTGTTTAGCTGCTCGGAGGCCAATTAACATAGCCTCATACTCTGCCTTGTTATTAGAAGCTCGAAAATCCAATCTAACTGCCAATCTGATCTCATCTCCACGAGGAAAGATCAAAAACACCCCAACTCCGCATCCTTCATTATTAGAAGAGCCATCCACATATACTTTCCACATACCCTCTACTTCCACATGTCTCGTTTCGGCCAGGAAATCAGCCAACGCCTGAGCCTTAATGGCTGACCTTGGTTCATACTGGATGTCATACTCACTGAGCTCCGTAGTCCATTTCACCAATCTTCCCGAAATATCAACTCGAGTCAATATCCTCCCAATGGGGCTGTTGGTCAGCACCACAATAGGATGTGATAGAAAGTAAGGTCTGAGCTTCCTTGCTGTCATAATCAAGGCCAATGCTAGCTTTTTCACCTCCGAATACCGGAGTTCTGCACCCTTAAGGGCATGTGAGAAGAAATAGATAGGGTGTTGAGCTGCTCCCTCCTGCCTAATAAGTACTGAGTTGACTGCCCCTTCCAAGGCTGACAAGTAGATGTACAATGGTTCACCTGGAATAGCCTTAGCCAATACAGGGAGTTCAGCTAAATAGCTTTTTAGGTCATCAAATGCCTTCCCGCATTCATCATCCCATTCAAATTTCTTGGCTTTGCGAAGCACTTTGAAGAAAGTTAAACTTCTATGGACTGGTCTTGATATAAATAGAGACAAAGCTGCTATCCTTCCTGCCAATCTCTGAACTTCTTGCAGATTACGAGGACCAGACATGGATCGGATAGCCTGCACCTTCTCAGGATTGGCCTCTATGCCCCTCTCAGTAACCATGTACCCCAAAAACTTACCTCCCCTCACTCCAAATACACACTTCTCCGGATTAAGTTTCACCCGATAAGCCCTCAAAGTCGAGAAAGTCTcttgggagctcagctcagttcaacacctccgggtgttggtttatttttaaataagtactttgctccccttagggagctaAGCTCAGTTCAATAcctccgggtgttagtttatttttaggTGATAATCTCACCTCCttttagggagctcagctcagctcgaCACTTttgggtgttagtttatttaaatgttAATCTTATCTCCATTcaaggagctcagctcagctcaacACTTTTTGGTGTTAGTTGAACTTAGCACCTTTGGGTGTTAGTTTAGCTCAGCTCTTATTTCTCATTTGTAGGTCAATTCAGATAAATAAAAGAGAAACAATGTAATAAATTAGTTTGCATAGTAAAGCGAGAAGTTAAATGTTTACATCCCTCATAACAAAAATCAATGCTCATTCTCTCCCTCCCCTTCACCCTGCTCAGCCTCGCTCTCACCTTCCTTAACTGGCTCTCCTGAGGTGAGGGAGAGGGCAAACCCATCCAAATCCAGAAAATCTACAGGAACCCCTTCAGGAGGGTAACCTGCCGCCCTGAACTGCTGGGTACAGCCCTCGAACCCTTTCGATAAGTAGCCATAGGCTTGGACAGCAACCTCATCCATGAACTCGTCTGACTTTAGGAAGCCTTCTTTGAAGCCTTCAGCTCCCTTGTCCAGCTCGGTTCGGGACAACTCTAGCTCTTGGAGGGCTTGAGAAAGCTGATCCTGGGAACCTTTAAGTTCACCTTGCAGGGCTTCCTTCTCACCTCGAAGAATCGGAGGTCATTCAATTGCTTCAGCCGGTCGGCCTGGAAGCCCATCCGCATCTCCTCCATTTGAGCTCGGAGAGTGTCCACCTCCTTGTTATGAGCTAGATTTAGAACCTCAAGCTCTTGGTTCAGCTCTGCAAGATGAGTATCAAAACTCTTGGTGTCCTTGATGAGTTGCTTTCGAGCAATGGAAGCTTGGAGGGACACCTCGGCATTCAGTGCGGCAGCCTGGCATAGGACAGAGATCGTTTTGAGCTGAGTATAAAGTGCTGAGCTTAAAGTAAATAGAGTATAAATCACCTCAGCGGAAGCGGTGTTGGAGAGCTGTAGGAGCTCAGCCCAGCCAAGGTTCTTCACAAAGTCAGCATCAGCTTGAGAAAGCATGTCCCGAAGGACTGAGCCTGCTGCTGGGGTAGGACCTACCCCCACTATCCGAAGCTCATCATGGTACATGTCAAAGAAATTGGAGCGGCATCGGACCACAGGGGTTTGAGGCTTCTCCGACCTGAACTGCCAAAGAGGCACTACCTTGGGAATGGTAGATTTTCCCGAATCCAGCTCTACTACCTCGGGGTGGGGTCTGGATACAGCACGCCTCTTAGAGCCTTTGGAAAGGGCAGAGGATGGCTCGGAGGCAGCAGCAGCGCGGGGCGAAGCAGCTTTGGATTTTCCCGAGGTAGCTTCAGCCTTGCTCCCTGGCTGAGCTGGTGTCTTCTTTTTCTCTAGCATCCTCTTCATGGCAGCATTCATGACTCTTTTTTTTGAGTAAGTAGAAAGGAGgtcagtaaaaaaaaaaaaaaaatagagagcAAGGGCGGGGAAGGGCCATACCTAAGTTTCCTCGGACCGAGACATCGGCCGAGCTGAGCCCATGGTGACAGAGCAGATCTTCTGCCAGAAGGGCAGAAGTATCGAAGCACCTTACCCCTATAGCCCTTAGGGCTCCGGTAAACAACTCCCCCTGTCGAAAGCCCGGGGCAGGAACAGGCAGGAGGGGGAGAGTTTCCCTCCAAGCTGAGCATATGTCCCCAGGCATCGGAGGGATGAACAAAAAAGAAAGAGTTTTTCCAGTTTTTGTTTGAACTGGGAGAGCCcttaaaaaatttacaattaGGTCGGCAAGAGAAGTAAAAAGGGCCCTCCTCAGAGCGTTTGGGGAGAAAAAAGTTACAGATAGTAAAACAAGTTACTTCAAAGCCTAATGTTCTGAAGAGAACTATAAAGCTGCACAAGGTTCGGAAGGAGTTAGGGGTGAACTGCCCTAAGTCAAGCTCATAATAACGGCTGAGTTGTTGGAAGATGAGGGGCATGGGAAACCTTAGACCAGCTTCTAATTGATCTACATAAAAGGTGTAATATCCCTCTAGGGGATTGTCAGCTCGGTCATCAAGGTCGGGAATAATAAACTCATATTCCTTGGGAGCATGGGATAGAGCTCTTATTTTGTCCTCGTCCGAAGCATCTAGCTCGGAAGGATACAGCTCAAACCACGGCGCCGCAGGGACATCAGGGTCATTGCCCGAGTCAACATCCTGAGCTGAGGTCGAGGGGCGAGCAGGGTCCTGGCCTGTAGACTCTCTTGCGGGAGTAAGAGCGAGGGAATCAAATTGATCCACCTCACGGAATACTTCGTCTGAGCTTCCAGAGTGAGCTCGGGAAGAAGTGGCCATGAAAGGAATACTTACTTAGGAAGCTCGGAAACTTGGGAGAAAGGTAAGAAAGCGAGGAAGCTTGGAAAAAGGAATTCGAGAGAGAATTTATAGAAGTAAGAAGTGAAGAAAGTGAAAATGAAGTTTTCACAGCAAGGGGCTATTTATAGAAAGCTCGGGTTAAATCGAACCGTTGAATTTAGACAGGTTTACGGCTCAGATTCTTTGGAAAAGTTACCGTTACCTAGTTCTTGTCAGAGTGACAGCTGGGCTCGGCGGAGCACCTCAGCTCGGCATTCTTTTATGGTCATCTCAGAATAAAAACGAATTTCGAGTATTTGACCTCAATTCGACTTTTATGGGAGGGACTTGTGATACCCAGAGGAGGAAACCACCTCAGCTAATAGATGACCCTAATATAGAAAAAACATCCCTAATCAACCAGAAccgggtcgggagctcagctcgggagctcggagctcggccaagctcccccaccataattcccagctcgggtcgggagctcagctcgggagctcggagctcggccaagcttccccaccataattcccagctcgggtcggaagctcagctcgggagctcggagctcggcgaagctcccccaccataattcccagctcgggagctcggagctcggccaagatcccccaccataattcccagctcgggtcgggagatCAGCTCGGGAGTTTGGGGCTCAGCTCAGCCCCAATATTAGTAGGGAGTTAGCTTAGTAAATGAGTTCGACAACCTTGGTGAGCTAGTTAAGATGTTAGGATCAATTTTTAGGGCGAGTTCAGGAGTTCAGTAATAACTCACTCACCCCTTTTCATATGACCCCCGGGGGAGCAGTAATATAGAGCCTTAGTGATGACAGGTCATCTCGAATAAAATGTACATGTCGATATTTTCATGGTCAAGCTAGATTCAGACGAGATATCCGCCTATATATTCGGGATTGCAATCCCGAGATTCTCAGGTTCCTGATAAGGAAGGTAAGCGTAAGATTCGGAGtcctctcctataaataccaggttcacTTTCATTATTTGGATCCTAATTCTTCACTCGTGTACACACACTACTCTCTATATTTCGCTATCCTtgcatctgacttgagcgtcggagggaaTACGCCGGAACACCTTCCGGCCCCCCTTAACACTCTTGTTCGTGATTTTAGGTCAGCAGCAGCTCATCTTCTGTTGTAGGAGTTTCATCAGCTCACCCAAggagatcactttattgaggtatatcaTCTTCTAAATTAAAGTACCCAAGTTAAATACATAAATAAGTGAGTGCATGGGTTCAGCCAGGGCTGAAATACCGAACCCAAAATACCGAATTTTCGGGATACCGTACATAAATTTTTTCAATATACAAACATTTTTTCAGTATACGGAATTTTTTTAaggtatctatacggtatcaatatgaattttttcaatatcaaaatttcgaaatttcagtATCGCTAccggtttgaatttttttcatacgatatttttgatacggtataccgaaaacccacccTTAGGTTCGGGTTGTGGCTCATGATCAAATGGGTCTTCAACCTGATTTCTTGTCTCATATTTTAATTGgacttgatatatatatatatatatatctttgacATGATCATTTGTAATAAATGAGCGGCATCCATCTCCAAAAATAATGCACAACATATGATATATAAACACACAGTACTAACTACACAACTTAATTCTCTAGCTCCCCCTATCTACGCAATTAGTCCTTTTTGGAGCATTACCGATGACTCGAAAAGGTTGAACTTGTGCATTAAAAGTTGATCCGTCTTGTAGTAATCTAGAGAATATAAAATAAGCTCATGACACGATCCAGGAGATTTGTAAATGAGATGGAAGATTTAGGCAAGTCAAACATCACTCCAAATAGGCatatttaaaacatgattatttgaattccaTTTTACATTAGATTTTtcagtaatatatatttatgtgcaGGTCATGTATACATTGCTAGGTATTTGCAGatgtaaattaataattatatcgAGTTGAATAAACTCATGTAAATGAAGCGAAATATTTCGACCCACAAGAAAAGAAATGGATAGTTGTTGAGAATCTAAAATTTTTCATTTGGAAGTTTATCCGGAGACATATATAGATGAAAAAGTACAAACTGCATAATGttataaacaaaataatttgcAAAAAGGAAAAGTGCATGTGTGAGATTGAAAGGAAGCTGAGCACATGCTTATAGCAGAAATGAGTATTCTGTTGCTTTGGAAGGAAAGCAGACAAAAACGATTGAATCAATCAATACATACAAGGGTAAATGTTGTACAATTAATTAATGAACAACACATATCAGATGTCGGGTAAATCTCATGATCATGGTGATTATGTCGCGAACGTATATGCATGGCTGCCAGCTTTTGATATGATCTTCTGTTAAAATACAACAAGATACTGATCAAAATAATTGGGCAGACACAAATTGACAGTCTAAATCCATTTAACATGCAACTGATGTTACATCACCAAATGTCACACCTCATGAGGAAACAATGAGCCTTTCAACAATTCAATCGTCCAAAAACTATCACAGTAGCTAGCGCCGTATTTGCTTTTAACATTGGTTCATTTTCCCTTTTCTATTTAATACTCTACCCGGCCGCTAACTTGTTAAAGATACTCACCAGCTAATCTCATAGAAATTAAGAATCCGAAATGAAGGTAAGCTGATTTAATTATGACATGCACCCGAATCTCCTTTTTTGCCATTAATTTACCATATTCTTCTGTATTTATGTGCAGCTACTAGGTTGGATGCACCGCAAGTTCCGGCAGAACAGCAGCGAAACACCAAAGGACTTTTCTATTGGTGGGTGACCAATATAAGAAATTTGAGTATATGCATACATGCAACAATATGGTGTGTTAAATGTTTGGAAACATGAATACATTGATCTTGATTCGATTGTGAATTGGATTAAGGATATATTGTGTTTGCAGGGCTAATAGGACAGCCATCGCTAGAAGACCTACAATGCTACCAGAAAGGAAACTACTACAGCAAGTCTTTGGGCAAAGGCCAGAGAGAGAATTACCTGAGAAGCTCATTTGCCAGCAGCCTAGAGGCTTCAAGGGTGGAAGAAGATCAGGACCTTGAAGATGAGCCATCAGCTGCTCTCACCGAGCTTTTCCATGGATTTCTTGCTATCGGTACTCTTGGCACCCAAGGATACCCTGTAGACCCTGCAACACCAACATTTTCAATCTCTGTGGATCACATAGCAGAAAAGGAAACTCAAGTCACTGAAAATGAGCTGAAGCTAATCAATGATGAGTTGGAGAAGGTACTGCAGGGAGGCAGAGATTCGAGTTGTAATGTCTCGTCTGGAAGAAACAGTCATGTCAGTGCGGGAAGGATAAGTCATTGTAGTGCTACTACGCTCGTTGGCAAGCCCATGGAAAACACAGAGACGGGAGGAATAATCTGTCCACTGCAGAGTTATCTTTTCGGATCAGCAATCGAACTACCAGATGCAGCAGCGCCACCTGTGAGGAAAGAACACAGGACTTCTCTCGGGGAGCTCTTTCAAAAGACTAAAATCGTAGATCAGGAAAATTCTGGAACTAAACCAGACTACAGGGGCGAAAAGCGAATGGACAAGGAAAGTAGTGATAAATCAGCTGTGTATCTCATGAAAAAAATACTCAAGAAAAGAATGCTTCATGCAATATCCTCCAGGAGCTCAGCACCATCCTGCACTGGAGGAACAATGGATACTGCAACAGCTGACAAGAAATTGCACAAGGTAATTAATTAAGTTTCATCAGCCGATCCAGCTTCTTAATTATTATCACAAGAAACTGTCTATCTTGAGAATGCAGATCCTACAAATATTCAACAGAAAAGTACATCCTGAAAGCTCCAGTACATCTGCACATAATAAAGCCACAAAAAATGAGTTAAAGGTCATGAATAATCCCAATTTGGGGACAATATTAATGCCTAGTGCAGAAGACATCACAATTTATCCTCAACGAGGCATATCA comes from Henckelia pumila isolate YLH828 chromosome 4, ASM3356847v2, whole genome shotgun sequence and encodes:
- the LOC140866716 gene encoding protein LAZY 1-like, whose product is MKLLGWMHRKFRQNSSETPKDFSIGLIGQPSLEDLQCYQKGNYYSKSLGKGQRENYLRSSFASSLEASRVEEDQDLEDEPSAALTELFHGFLAIGTLGTQGYPVDPATPTFSISVDHIAEKETQVTENELKLINDELEKVLQGGRDSSCNVSSGRNSHVSAGRISHCSATTLVGKPMENTETGGIICPLQSYLFGSAIELPDAAAPPVRKEHRTSLGELFQKTKIVDQENSGTKPDYRGEKRMDKESSDKSAVYLMKKILKKRMLHAISSRSSAPSCTGGTMDTATADKKLHKILQIFNRKVHPESSSTSAHNKATKNELKVMNNPNLGTILMPSAEDITIYPQRGISKESTWSFKPNNDDISGNELWVKTDADYLVLEL